The nucleotide sequence tCCCTCAATTTTCCAAGAAGGACACAAATTGAGTGAGTTTCTCTAGCTGCTCCTCCGTCAGACAGATTTTGTCCGACGGAATGTATTGTTCCTCGTCGATCTGTTTGCACGGTTGCACTATGGTACCGTCGACGCTCCAACCCCTGTCAATAGCAGCTTGTCGCGCCTCGTCTAACGACATCCCGCTCATCGTTGCCATGGTCGTCAAGTTCAACGAGGAGTATGCCTTCGATATCAGCCTCATCACTCGTTCTCGAACGTGATCTGCAAAAATCGGGGGTGAATCGGGGATTCCGAAGAAATCCTCTTGTTTAACAAAgaacaagaaatttaaataatttgaatttgaattcCATTGGCTGTGCAGATTCCGCTCGACTAATCAATTATCGATAAGCGTTGTAAGTGGTAATTATAAACGGTGggtttaataacaatttattgtcgttaattataataaggtACATATTTAGTCTTTGCTTCCACAGATGTAGAGCACTAAATAAGGAAAAAACAACTCATCGTACTTAGATGCTCATGACGCGAAAAGAGATGTGacgatatcaaatttatatcgtattaaaatatcaaatgtttttttttaatatatacttactAACTGCAATAAgagatttagaatttaaattatttagaagataataaattccgattaatacttttaacaattttggattattattattgtaatggataatttctcgataaataaTCGTGAAGAGTATACTTCTTCTCATCATTAtacttcttcttctctctgacaatattatgtttaacatCAAAAGTTCTAACTCAAATAGTATACaagtaagaaataatttattaatttcacaccaattatcattatttaattctaattactattttattaaaagaacataaagaaaatttcattattttattaattctatattgtTCTATATTAACTTACCTTTTAGAGCTGTCATAATATCCTTGACATCTTCGCTCCATTCTACATTGAGAGCCGCATGCACCGCGGGCCAATTGCGTTGCCACATGCGTTGTCCTACAATCCATATTCGCCTAAGATCCTCATGAGCGGCTTTCATATCCGAGGGAATTCGCTGCCAGAGGTACTTCGCGTTACATCTGTGAGTGTCAGTCGTTTCattcaaataaacaaaatcACAGGTCGATGGATAAACAGGCCTGGCGCGCTCTCTTCGGCATTTCATACGTGATACAccgtgcaaaaataaaataccgaTTTTAGCAGATCACTTCATGtggctttataaaatattctatgcaATGTTCATGCTATCaactcaaaatatttctttatgtgACACAAGTTTTATATTAGCACCAGAGGAGGAACAAAATACCTTGCAACTTTGGACCAATAGATCATAAAGGTTTATAAAAAGCACAATGCAAAGAGACAACAAACGGTGTCACCATAGATAGATCTAATGAATCTTAAGATCTTCAATACAAtactaaataaaagaatatttttattggtttATTAGCAGACAGATATAGATATGAATAcgatataaagaaatagtcattttataaaataaagcatcTCAAAAACATGAGATGCAAACAGAAAGCAAAAGCTACTAAAagtatgtcaaaaaataagaaacatacTATAAAGAAATAGtttagtaattattttgtgatcAAATATTTAGTGATAATGATATAGTCAATCCAATCAGAGGTTTAATCAACCTGtcaatctaatataatatacaaattcaaaaatatgctttactattattttactattgttttgtatctcattaaattatataatgtatttcttcaatattgCAATGTGAAAGAACCTcacatatctaaaatatagattGGATATCAATCTGCTATAATATGCTAATCCGTgcatataaattgcatatcctgtctaattttattattaacaagacaacaatagaaaaaattgtcgAGATAACCAAAAACAAAACATACAATATTCTTTGTGAGTAATGATTTGAATGTGTGTGCCTTTCTCTACTCACAGATCATTCTGATGGAGATAGACAGCCAGCAATCGCATGTAAGCTTGTGCAGTTAAAACTCCAGTCGTGGGCTGAAACGAGTGATTcactgaaattattttccacgCTCATCTTTTCAATTATGGAACAACATTCCAGCCAAAATGTGATTTGTCATTAAATGTAAGCACGTAAGAAGATTGAATATAAATCGGCGCCATAACCTACAAAGCGCTCTTTTGGTACAGTTTTGAAACTCACCTCCAATTCGCTCATTTCTAGTTCGTTCATCAATGTGTTGAGTTCGGCCGTACAATAGGGCACCATGACGATAGTTTTGTCTACTATTTCGATGATGATAATGACACAAAATCGCAAAAATGCGCTGACATAAAAATTACCAAACACGATACCGCGAACACAACATAAGATGGATACAAAGTGAAACAGCTGATATACGAAGTTGAGTGCAGTAACGTCGATATTGCAGATTACGTCTCTTTatcgacaaatttatttatccgcAAATATCCTCTTTATCGATTATTGATATGATTACTTAAATGTGGAACTAAAAAGGACGAACATTCCTCACTCACGTTTTCCTCTCTATGTTTacgtcaatttttatatatttcatgacaTGTTTGTTCCCTCCAGCTCCTGCCGTCTCTTCCTCGACTCTTTCCCGTTCTCGCATCACTGAGGCAATATAGTGGAGAAGTGTAGCATCCTGTTTCGAATTATAGTAATAGATGACAAGATAAAACGACAATTTAATTACCCTGGCGAGATGTGAGTCGCGAgatgtaattaatgtaaatatcttaaaagtgCTAAGAGTagcgaaataaaatgacaatgaCATGGAAGCGGATTAATGAGCAGTTAGGAGTAGGTGAGGAATACAATTTGTATGTAAGATTAATAACCCTCTGCACTGCGAAATATTCCAACATCCTGGGAGGTGCCCCCGAGAGTTCAGATTTTCATTACATCGCGTCTGACATTCGAGTGGGCATTACACATTTTTGTAGAGTTGTGTATACTGaatcattgatatattttatgcgtatgacatttcgtatatattcaatatttatgacattatGTTAATCAACCAATGTAAAtggatgtattatttattatataaataccatgatcatatttaaattagaattgattggaaattactttattgtcataaatattgaaaaataatattattttatatattgattttaatgctATTAAGCAAATACTTTACATGCATGTTGATGTATGTTgattacttataaaaaaaaaagaaaaaggatcactgcattgaatatttttgtgtgtttctatataaatacaaatataattttagaacataaaatatatttgtatatttcaaattataaaaatgtttttacaaaagttattacataaaattgagcagataatttgtcaaattttattagtgAACATTcacataaagttttaaaaaaaaattataattcggaaattaatataaattgaaaatacgattttctcaagatatttaaaagtatataaagtcaaaaaaaagaaagttaaatgtcaaagaaagatattttatctttttatctagCCATCCATAATTTTGCACATTCAAACCCGTACACAATACGCTTAACAGTCGGAGAAGTTGTACAGATAACTGAAGAATGTGGAGATTGGTATTATGGCCGCAGCAAATTTAAAGGCACATGtggaatttttccaaaatcctACA is from Cataglyphis hispanica isolate Lineage 1 chromosome 15, ULB_Chis1_1.0, whole genome shotgun sequence and encodes:
- the LOC126855084 gene encoding COP9 signalosome complex subunit 8 isoform X1 gives rise to the protein MVPYCTAELNTLMNELEMSELEPTTGVLTAQAYMRLLAVYLHQNDLCNAKYLWQRIPSDMKAAHEDLRRIWIVGQRMWQRNWPAVHAALNVEWSEDVKDIMTALKDHVRERVMRLISKAYSSLNLTTMATMSGMSLDEARQAAIDRGWSVDGTIVQPCKQIDEEQYIPSDKICLTEEQLEKLTQFVSFLEN
- the LOC126855084 gene encoding COP9 signalosome complex subunit 8 isoform X2, which translates into the protein MRLLAVYLHQNDLCNAKYLWQRIPSDMKAAHEDLRRIWIVGQRMWQRNWPAVHAALNVEWSEDVKDIMTALKDHVRERVMRLISKAYSSLNLTTMATMSGMSLDEARQAAIDRGWSVDGTIVQPCKQIDEEQYIPSDKICLTEEQLEKLTQFVSFLEN